The region GACAAGGGCAGGAAGTGATTCTGACTCCGGATCGTTCGATCTGGAACACCCCATTGGAGGTATGGATTTTCGATGAACTTTTTTTCGTCTTTTCAGGTCGTGTTCATTGCGATTTTCGCGGTGCTGGGGGCCTCGCTGGGATCTTTTTTCAACGTGGTCGCTCACCGCAGCGTGACCGGAAGGCCCTGGTGGGGTAAGGAACGTTCGATCTGCGAATCCTGCGGAAAGGAACTCACCTTCTGCGAGCTGATTCCTCTGGTGTCCTGGCCGCTTCAGCGGGGGCGCTGCCGGGGATGCAACGCCCGTATTTCCCCCCGCTACTTCATTGTGGAGGTGATCGGGGCGGCGGCCTCCGGACTTCTGGCCTGGCGGTGGGGGCCAACCTGGGCGCTTCTGGCCTCCATGGCGGGACTGTCCGGAATATTGATCAACTCCCTGACCGACTACGAGACGGGGGACGTGTTCGACATCTTCACCCTGTTTCTGGGGCTGTGCGGGCTGGTGATCCGCCTGTTCGGGGGCAGAGACGCCGTCCTTGACGGACTGATCGGAGCCGCCGCCGGGTGGGGCATTTTCGCCCTCATCATCGTCGTGAGCCGCGGAGGCATGGGATGGGGCGACGCCTGCTTCATGGGGGGGCTGGGCGCCCTTCTGGGGTGGAAACTGTGCCTGCTGAGCTTTTACCTGGGAATGATGGCGGGCGGCCTTGTGGCCATCGGGCTGATGCTTGCGGGCAAAGTGAAATGGGGCCGTCGGGACTCCATCCCCCTCGTCCCCTGTCTCTCCGCCGGCGGGCTGGCGGCGCTGCTCTGGGGGCCGCAGCTTCTCCGGTTCGCCGGCAGATACTTCGGCCGCCTCATCCTCCCCGGCTGGCCTTTCTAGAGAAGCTCAGGGGGCAGAGCCCCCCGCGAGAGACCCCCAAAAGCTCAGGGGGCATAGCCCCCCGAGACCCCCCTTCCCACGGGTCAATGAGCATTAATCAGCGCTTTTCTGAGTCCCTTCGCCCATCTTTTTCAGGAGGGCGGCGGTGCGCTGGCGGACGTCGCCCCTGACGGCGGCGGAAATGACCGAAACACCATCGACGCCGCACTTCAGGACCTCCGTCAGGTTCTCCTCCGATATTCCGCCTATGGCCACCAGAGGGATTCGCGCGAGGTCCGCCACGGCGCGAAGACCTTTCGTCCCAATGACCTTCGCGTTCCCCTTCGAGCCCGTGTCGAACACCGCTCCAACCCCAAGATAATCCGCCCCATCTTCCTCCGCCCTTCGAGCCTCCTCCGGCGTATGGGCCGAGGCCCCCACAATGAAGGGGCGGGGCGCCAGTCTTCTCGCTTCTTTCACGGACAGGTCGCTCTGTCCGAGGTGCACTCCGTCCGCTCCGGAAAGAAGCGCCACGTCCAACCGGTCGTTGACGATGAAAAGTGCGCCCGCCTTCCGGCAGAGAGCGGCCATCTCCCCGGCCGTCGTCAGGAGATCCCCGCCGTCCATTTCCTTATCCCGAAGCTGAATGACCGTCGCCCCGCCCTCAAGAGCCAGCCGCGTCTGATCCGTCAGGGACAGGGGCGCGCCGATGATTCGGTCAGGAATAACGTACAAACGCAGGGCTTTTTTCAGGTCCCACTCCTTCAGATTCAGCTGCAGTTTCACATTCAGCTCCAATACAGTCACCTTCCTTTTATAAACTCCGGCTCGTCACGCTCCAGCGTCGTGGTTCGCTCAAAAAATCCTCCGGCTTCAGACGATGCAGTTCGTCGATCAGGCAGGGAGCGAAGGTTCCACTGCCGGAACACCGCTTTTCCGCCCGTTCTGAAGCGATCCCCATGGCCACCAGCCCGCAGAGGGCCCCCACGGCGGCGTCCCCGCAGGCCGCCGTCGCCGCCAGCATAACCGTCCCCGCCGTACAGCCGCTTCCCGAGAGAAAAGGCAGCAGAGCGCTCCCTCCCGTCACCCGGACAAGAGTTTCGCCGTCGGAGAGGCAGTCCGTTTCTCCCGTGGCGCAGACCAGGCAGTCGAACTTCCGCGCCAGATTCAGCACGCCCCGGTCCAGATCTCCCACCGACAGGACGTCTACGCCTTTGGTGGCTCCTCCGACTCCGGCCAGCAGGGAAATTTCCCCGCCGTTGCCCTTGATGATCGAAAACGAATGTTCCCTGAGAAACCGGTCCGTACTCTCCACGCGAAAACGGGAAGCGCCGTAGCCCACCGGATCCAGGAGCGTAAAACAGCCCGTGTTTTTCGCCGCCTTCATGCCACGCTCCACAGCGGCCAGAGCGGGTTCCGCGGGAGAGCCCAGGTTGACCAGAAACCCCCGGGCCAGGCCGATCAGCTCCTCCGTCTCCTCCGGATACTGGGACATGAGGGGAGAAGCGCCCACCGCCAGGCATACGTTGGCCTGCAAAGACGTGGCCACGGGGTTCGTGATGTGAAAAATCAGCGGTTTTTCCGCCGCGATCGCTCTCCAGGCATTCGCCAGATCTTCAGGGGCGCAGTCTTTCAATTTCGTACCGGTCATTTTGTATCGTTCAATTCCTTTCAAGTCCGTATTTATAAAGTTCGTAGAAGTGATGGGTGGGACCATGTCCCTTCCCGACGGGCAGCGCGTGAAGTATGGCCGTGGTCACGTAGGCCTTGGCCCGATCCACAGCCTGAGGCAGCGTCATCCCCAGGGCCAGGTTCGAGGCAATGGCGGATGAGTAGGTGCAGCCCGTGCCGTGGGTATTTTTGGTGTCAACCCGGGGCGCGTCGAAGCGCAGGATTCGCTTTCCGTCAAACAGGACGTCGAGGGCGCTGCCAACGGCATGTCCCCCCTTGACCAGAACGTTTTTACAGCCCATGCGACAGATTTTCTCCGCGGCGGCTTCCATTCGTCCGATCTCGTCGGCAGCGGAGCCGGAGCCCTCCTCATTGATTTTCATGCCGGCGATTTTTTCCGCCTCCGGAATGTTCGGCGTCACCAGGTCCGCCAGAGGGAGCACCGTCGAAATCAGCGTTTCAATGGCCTCCGGCTCCATCAGCGGGGCGCCGTTCTTGGCGTACATGACGGGATCGAGGACGACGTTTTTCGGTTTGTACTGACGCAGTTTTCCTGCCACGGCCTCCATGCTGACGGCGTTGGAAAGCATACCGAGCTTCAGGGCGTCCACCTCGATATCCTCGAAAACGGCGTCAATCTGTTTTTCGATCATATCCGGAGTGATGTCCTGAATGTCAATGACGCGGCAGGTGTTCTCCGCCACAACAGAAACCACGACGCTCATGCCAAAAACCCCGTGGGCCGAAAAAGTCTTCAGGTCCGCCTGAATTCCCGCCCCTCCGCTGCAGTCCGAACCGGCGATCGTCAAAACTTTTTTCATCACGGGGTCCTGCCCGTTCATTCCGCTTTCCGGCCTTACTTTATTACGTTCCTCAGCGATCAACAGAAATCATCCCCCATAAAATTGCATATTTTGCGTATTCAAAAACAGAAACCAGCACAAAAAATCATCACAAACAAAAAACGCGGCCCCCTGTCTGAGAGAACCGCGTTCAACCTTACGTTTTGCACCGTCTCCCTCCGCCGGCATTACCCGGATCAGGTTCAGGGGTCGAAGGTCTTTTCAGCGATCGGCCGGCTTTGCTTTTTTCGCAGCCGAACCGAGTCAGACCTTCCTCTCAGCAGGACGCTCCCCCTCTGGTTTTGTCAATTGTCAATGAACAGATCGATAAATTTAAACCGGACTCGAAGTAACCGCACCTTATTGACTGTGCGATACATCCGCCTCCGTTCTGTCCGGACGAAGAAGCCACTCGCCCCAGTCGAAGCGCAGAAGACCGCTTACGATATAAATGGAGAAGAGCGCCAGAGGAGCCGCTTCCTTCAGGAACGTAAAGCACAAAGACACCAGCCCCAGCACCAGAAGACATTTTCTCCGGTCCGCGCTTTCCCGGGTCAGCTTCTTGAGGTTCGCGTAGGGGACGCTGGAAACCATCAGCAATCCCGTAAAAATCAGCACGACGCCCAGCAGAAGGGGATCGAGAGGAATCCCCGCCAGCACGAAGGACGCCACGAAAAGGCCCCCCGCCGGACTGGGAAGCCCCTGAAAGGGCCCCGGTACGTGAACCACGTTGAAACGCGCCAGGCGCAGAGCGACGCACAGAGCGAAAAAGCAGGCGATGACGCCCCCCGCCACACCCCCCAGCTGATCCAGGGAGGCAATGTCGATCAGGAGCCCCGGAGCGACCCCGAAACTCACCAGGTCCGCCAGACTGTCGAACTCCAGACCAAACTGGGAGCCGCCCCCCAAGCTGCGAGCCACCTTGCCGTCCAGTCCGTCGAAAATGACCGCGAAAAAGATCAGCCAGGCCGCGGGAACGAATCGCCCATGAAACGCCAAAATCAGGGAAAACATCCCGCATAAAAGGTTCCCGCTCGTTACCATATTAGGGGCAATCTGCCGGAACGAAAGGGGTGTTCTCTTTTTTCGCCCCGACCATCTTCTGAACAATTTCACTTCGGCATCACTCCTAAGGGGGTTTTCCCCGCATACACTCTGTCGCTCATATTCACCGTCAATTCTACGCCTTCGGGGAGATAGATGTCAACTTTGGAGCCCAGTCGAATCATTCCATACCGGTCGCCCCGGCCGAGCCTGTCTCCTTTTCGGACGCGGCAGACGATCCTCCGGGCCATCAGTCCGGCGATCTGCACCATCAGAATGGGACCCCAGGCCGTGGACAGCCCCACGCAGTGACGTTCGTTCACCTCCGACGCTTTGGGGGCGAAAGCGGCGATTTTTTTACCCGGAATATACTCCAGATACTCCACCGTTCCCTCGCAGGGAACCCGATTGACATGGACGCTGAAGGCGTTCATGAAGATCCCCACCTTCACCGCCGGACCCGTAAAGGGGTGCGTCGATTTCTCTATTTCCACCACTTTTCCGTCGGCCGGGGAGACCAGCACATTTTCACCCTCCGGAGGAATCCGGTCCGGATCCCGGTAGAACCAGGCCGTAAAACCCGTCAGCACCACCAGCACCCCCGCGGGCAGGGGCGAAATCATCGCAAAAAGCACCGCCGCGAAGCCCAGATACACTATCGTCGGGATACCGTCTTTCGCCAGCTTCATTTCATCCTCCGGTTCATTCCAGCAGGAGTTTTTCGGGTTCGGGCTCCGGTTCGGGCCGGTCTTCGTCCATTCGAACGATGCTGCAGTCCGCCACAAGGTCGCCCTCGTCCAGGCGCACCGTAATATTCCCCATGGCCGTCCGGCTCAGAAGCGGCATCTCCTGAACGGCCACGCGAATCATGCGGCCCCGGGTGGTGATGGCGATAATCTCGTCCTGGTCGCGCACCGCCCAGCACCCGATCAGCCTGCCGGTTTTCGGCCCCAGATTCATGGCCCGTACCCCCGAGGTTCCCCGATGGTGGGGAGTGAACTCCTCGAAACGGGACCGTTTGCCCACGCCGCGTTCGCTCAGGATCAGGATGTGGCTTTCCTCGCTGACCACGTCGCAGCTGATGATGACGTCCTCAGGGGCGAGTCTCATGCCTCGAACGCCTCGCGCGCTTCGTCCCATGGACCGGAACTCCTCTTCCGGAACGCGAAGGGCCTGGGCGCCCGCCGTCATCAGTAAAAGGTCGTCCTTCCCCGTGGTCAGACGCACCTGCGCGATTTCGTCCCCTTCGTCCAGAGTGATGACGCGGCGCGGCCGGTTGGAGCCCGCCAGCTCGGAAAGCTCGATGCGCTTGGCCACCCCGCTCCGGGTGATGAAGAAAGCGTAGTTGAGCCCTGTCAGCTCGCCGCCGTACAGAGCCACCACATGCTCTTCCTTTTCCAGAGGAAGCAGCTTCGCGATCTGCTTGCCCTTGCCCGATTTCGTCTCCGGAATCATGTGACCGCGCAGGGTCAGAACCCGCCCCCGGGAGGTGAAGAAATACAGTTCCCGATGGGTGTGAGTGACGCTGACCATGGCGATGGCGTCTTCTTCAGGGACGAAAGCGCCCTTTCTGCCCTTTCCGCCCCGACCCTGAAGGGTGTAGCTCTCCAGATCCTGACGCTTCAGAAAACCGTCCTGGGAGAGCACCACCACGATGTCGCTCTCCGGAATCAGGTCCTCGTCCGAGGATTCCTCAAAGCTGTCGATAATTTCCGTGCGGCGGTCGTCGCCGAAACGGGCGGCCAGATCCTCCAGCTCGGCGCGGATCACGCCGTCCAGAACTTTCGGGTTGCCCAGTATTTTTTTATAGCCCTCGATGTCGGCCAGAATCTGCCGCAGTTCGTCATGGAGTTTCTCCCGTTCAAGGCCCGTCAGGCGCTGGAGCCGCATTTCCAGAATCGCCTGGGCCTGAATCTCGGTGAAGGCCAGACGTTCCACGAGGCTTTCTTTGGCCTCCGCAGCCGTCTTGGCTCCCCGAATCAGCGCGATGACCTCATCGATGCTGTCGAGTGCCTTCACCAGCCCTTCGAGAATGTGTTCCCGGGCCTGAGCCTTGTTCAGGCGAAATTCGGTTCGCCTGCGGATTACGTCTCTCCGGTGCATCAAAAAGACGGAGAGCATGTCCACGATGGGCAGCTCCCGGGGATGACCGTTCACCAGAGCCAGGTTGATCACGCCGAAGGTGGACTGAAGCTGGGTATGCCGGTACAGCTGCCGCATGACCAGATCGGAGTCGCCGTCCCGTGTCAGCTCCAGCACGATCCTCATTCCATCGCGGTCGGACTCGTCCCGGATGTCCGAGACCCCGTCCACCTGCTTTTCCTGGACGGCGGAAACCATGGCCTCGATCAGCGTGGTCTTGTTCACCATGAAGGGGATCTCGGTGATGATGACGGAAACTTTGCCCCGCTTTCCCTCCTCCACGTGCATGCGCCCGCGGACCACGATGCGGCCCCGCCCCGTACTGTAGGCGTCCCGGATGCCCTCCCGCCCCAGGATGATGGCTCCTGTGGGAAAATCCGGCCCCGGCATTCGCTTCAGGATTTCCGAAAGTGCGACCTCCTCCGCGGGAGTATCGATGAGATAACAGAGGGAACTGACCACCTCTCTCAGGTTGTGGGGAGGGATGTTCGTGGCCATGCCCACCGCAATTCCCGTGCTGCCGTTGACCAGCAGGTTCGGAAGAGCCGCGGGCAGGGCGAGAGGTTCCTGCAGGGATTCGTCGAAGTTGGGTCCCCACTCCACCGTATCTTCCTCGATGTCGGCCAGCATCAGCTCTCCCAGCTCGAAAAGACGCGCTTCCGTGTAACGCATGGCCGCCGCGCTGTCTCCGTCGATGGAGCCGAAGTTGCCCTGCCCGTCCACCAGGCAGTAACGCAGGCTCCAGGGCTGGGCCATGCGCACCATCGTCTCGTAGATGGCGCTGTCGCCGTGGGGATGGTATTTACCCATCGTTTCGCCGACCACGCGGGCCGACTTCTTATGAGCGGAGCTGTGCCTCAGCCCCAGTTCCGTCATCGCGTAGAGAATACGGCGCTGCACCGGTTTCAGTCCGTCGCGGGCGTCCGGAAGCGCGCGTCCCACAATGACGCTCATCGCGTAACTCAGATAGCTTTGCTTTATCTCCTCCACCAGCGGCAGAGGCACCACCTTTGTGAAAAGTTCTCCGCCCTTCACTTCTTCAGTCATAAGTCAGACACACCTTCATCTACAGGACACCCTTCGGGAATTTTCATAACAGACAGTACGTCCCTGTCACCTGCGAGGCGCGACAGAGACGTACTCAGGAAGTTCTATTGTAACACGTTTTACAGGGTAAAAAACCCTCCGGAACCGCATGTGTCGGAATCCGTATAAGCCGCGTTCGCCGTCACTCCAGCAGGCTCACGATTTCCGGTTTTCCCGCGGCCTTCGCCATATCGAGGGCCGTCTGTCCCGCTTTATCCTTTACGAGCGTATCCGCGCCCGCGCTCCGCAAAAGTTTGATCATCTCGCCGCCGGAGTCCTTCTGAACGGCGATCATCAGCGGCGTTCGCCCGTCGTCATCCGCGGCGTTGACGTCGGCTCCCCGATCCAGAAGGAGCTTGATCATCTCCTGGGATTTTTGATACCGGAGCGCCAGCATAAGCGGCGTGGTTCCCTTTCCATAGCGGGCGTTCGCGTCGGATCCGGCATCCAGCAGGAGTTTCACGATCTCCGGATTCTGGTTCGTGGAGAGCGAGTAATGCAACGCCGTCTGCCCCTGATTATTCACCGCCTTCAGGTCGGCGCCGGCCTTCAGCAGAAGCTCGATCGCCGCGGCCTCCTGAGCCGTACCCGCCGCGATGGACAGGGCCGCTATTCCGCTCCGGTTTTTCGCGTTGACGTCGGCGCCGGCCTTCAGCAGCGCCTCCAGGACCTCCGTTCCCCGATACTCGAAACACGCGACCATCAGCGGCGTCGTTTCATCTTTGTTCCCCATGTTGACGTCGGCGCTCAAATGGATCAGCTCAATGATAACCGCCGGATTGGGATTGACGAGAATCGAGGAAAAAAGAGGCGTCGCCCCTCCCGTCCCCTTGTCGTCGACTCCCGCTCCCGCTTTCACCAGAGTGGCGACGATCTCGGGATTCGTATTTCTCTCGGCGGCGGCCATGATCGGATTCAATTCGTTTTTGTTGCGCACGTTGATGTCCGCTCCCGCCGTCAGCAACACCCGGATCATCTCAGGGTCCCTATTTTCTCCGGCGGCCAGGATAAGGGCCGTGTTTCCCAAAGGATCCTTTTCGTCCACCTTCATGCCGCTGCTCAGAAGCTCCCGCATTTGCAGAGGGGTTCCCTGGGCGGCCGTCTCGAAAAAAATCTCCTCCGCGGTTCCTCCCGATCGCCTCGGAGGGGTCTGTCCCCCGAAGGGCGCCCCCTGGACACTGGCGTAACGCATCTCCGGCAGCGACGAAAAAAGGTCTCCCGCTTCGGCCGCAAAAACCCCCGCGCCGCCTGAAATCAGCAGCGCGACTCCCCACACCCGCAAAGTTTTTTTCAGTAAATTTTTCATTATCGCCTGAAGCACCTCACAGACAAATTTTTTTTCGCATCGCGACGGTCGCACAAAAAACAACACGACATCGCTGCTCGCATCCGGCTTCCAATTTACAACTTTCAATTACAGCTTTCAGGTACGGTCGAAAGCAAAATCAGTATGATAATCTTTTATATTGTAACAGAAAGGAGAGATTAAAATGTCAGACTATTCCAAACTCGCCAGAAACAGCGAGATGTGGACTTATCTTGGCTTCACGCCCTGGGAGCAGGGAAGTATGCAGGGCGTCAGCCGCCAGATCACCATGGTGAAGGGCAGCCTGATGCTTCCCATCGCAAAATATTACGCCTGGGACTACATCGTCTGGCTGCACCGTGACGGTCCGGATATCGAATGGCTTCTGCGGGAATGGAAGCCCCTGCCCGACGTGGTCACGCAGCGCTTTCTTCTCGTGGGAGGATCGGGATCGGATAAACGCAGGGTGAAGAGCTTTGCCTTCGGGTTCAGGGGCTTTTTGGAAATCTATTCCTACACTCCGGGGGGGCCGTACCACCCCAAAGTGAAAGACCTGATTCCGCCGGTGGACCTGGCCTGGAAGGACCCGGCCTGAGCGGCGGACCGCCGGTCACTCCGCCAGCTGGAGGGCGCACTGAAGAAGGACGTCCGCTCCGTTCCCCACGTCCTCCGGAGAGGAATACTCCTCGGGACAATGACTTCTGCCGTCTCTGGAGGGCGCGAAAATCATCGTGGACGGACAGATCGTGTGAATAATCTGCGCATCGTGGCCGGCCCCGCTGGGCATACGCCGGGTCGTAAAGCCCAGTTCCCCGGCGCTGCGTTCCACCAGAGACACCAGTTCCTCCGGAAATACGGCCCGCTTTGTGCGGGAAAGCGTCTCGACCTCCACCGACACCCCTTCCTGCTCCGCGGCCTCCCGGACAACCTCCTTCACCCGCCCGATTCCCCGTTCCAGCAAATCGGGGTCGAACTGGCGAATGTCCACCGTGAGAACGGCCTCTCCGGGAACGATGTTGGGAAGGTTGGGCGACTGGATCAGCTGCCCCGGCGTGATGACCGTGTCCCGCCCGAGATCGAAGGCCAGACGGTTGAGCCCGACAACAGCCCTGGCGGCCGCCAGTCCGGCGTCATGCCGTCGGTTCATGGGGAAGGCTCCGGCGTGGTTCGCCTCCCCTCTAAAGGTGACGCGCAGCCACGAAAGGCCCACAACGCCTTCCACCACACCGATTTGTATGTTTTCGTCCACAAGAACCGGTCCCTGCTCAATGTGATATTCCAGATAGGCGCAGGGAAGCGGATCCAGGCGGTCCGTTCCCACAAAGCCGCTTTCGGCGATGGCGTCACGGCAGCTTTTTCCCCCGGAGTTGCACCGGGAAGCGAAGAACTCCATGTCGGCGAGCCCGGCAATGAACCGGCTGCCCACCATTCCCCCCGACAGAAAATGGACGCCTTCTTCGTCGGTAAAAGAAATAACGGCCACAGGGCGTTTCGTAACGACCTTCGCCTCGTTCAGGGCCCGCAGAACAGCAAGCCCCGACAGAACCCCCATCACGCCGTCGAACATCCCCGCGTTCCGCACCGTGTCGATATGAGACCCCAGAAGAACGGGAGCGGCCCCCGCGTCCCGCCCCGCGCGCACTCCCCAGATACTCGCGGCTGCATCCATCCGGACCTCAAGCCCCAGATCCTTCATCCACCGGACCAGCAGCCGGCGCGCCTCCAGATCTTCTTCGCTCAGAGCCAGACGCGTGCGTCCGGCGCCGTTCTTTCCGATATTCCCCATTTCCACAATCGTATTCCAAAGCGTTTCCCGATCGATTTTCACATCCGCCCGGCCTGCCATTTTACTGTACCTCCAAAAATCGATATAACCGCCAAATAAGAATCCTTCCGCCACGCCCTTTCGGCAATTCTACGCAATATACCGGACAAACGCAATCGCGGTTTCGACTATAATAGCGAGCCATGACAGGGAGGGATTGCTTTTGACGGCAGAAGAAACAGAGCAGATGAAAGTTCAGCCTGACGACACGGAGGAAAAAACAGACCTTGAAGAAGATGATGAAGGGCGTTCTGATTACGATGGTTTTTGGAAAAGCCTGATTGAAAGATATTTCTACCTTCTTCTGAAAAGGGCCGTGCCGGAGCTGTACGAGAAGGCGGACAAAAGCAGACCGCCCATTTTTCTCGATAAGGAATTTCAGGACCTTTTGAATACAGGTGACCCGAAGATCCATAAATTTGCGCATTCGGCGGATAAGTTTGCAGGCGTTCCGCTGACGGAAGGAGACACGGAGCGCGTTTTATTTCATGCGGAGGCCCAACAGAGCAACGGCGACGGAAATCTCGCCGAGAGGATGTATCATTACAAATGCCTGATCTATGGGCATTATCGGCAGGAACCGGTGGCGCTGGCCATTTCCGCGGAGAAGCGGCCGAGCGGTGAGCGGCAGTTTTATGAGTACAGCCACTATGGAACGGAGACCGTTTACCGCTATAATAATCTTATGCTGACGGAGCTAAATGATGAAGAGTTGTTGTCGAGCGACAATCCCATAGACCTCGTGCTTTATGCGGCAAAAAAATCGGCGGCGAGCAAAGAGGAACTTCAGAAGTACAATTATCTGCGCACGCTGGCAGGAATCCTTGGAGACCGGGGTTGGAGCCTGGAGGAAAAGCATGATCTTCATCTTTTTATTTCCCGGATTCTCTGCCTGGAAGACAGAAAACTGTCGGAACAATACAGAAAATATCTGTGTCAACTTAACGAGGAGGGAAAAGAAGTGTTCATCCCGTTTTTCGAAAGAGATTACCTGGAAAAAACCAAAATGGAAGCCAGGCAGGAAGGCAGAATAGAAGGTAAGATGGAAGGCAGGATAGAAGGCATGCAGGAAGGCAGGCAGGAAATGGCCAAAAATCTGCTGGCTGATGGCGTTCCTCCTGA is a window of Synergistaceae bacterium DNA encoding:
- the thiE gene encoding thiamine phosphate synthase, which produces MELNVKLQLNLKEWDLKKALRLYVIPDRIIGAPLSLTDQTRLALEGGATVIQLRDKEMDGGDLLTTAGEMAALCRKAGALFIVNDRLDVALLSGADGVHLGQSDLSVKEARRLAPRPFIVGASAHTPEEARRAEEDGADYLGVGAVFDTGSKGNAKVIGTKGLRAVADLARIPLVAIGGISEENLTEVLKCGVDGVSVISAAVRGDVRQRTAALLKKMGEGTQKSAD
- a CDS encoding ankyrin repeat domain-containing protein, translated to MKNLLKKTLRVWGVALLISGGAGVFAAEAGDLFSSLPEMRYASVQGAPFGGQTPPRRSGGTAEEIFFETAAQGTPLQMRELLSSGMKVDEKDPLGNTALILAAGENRDPEMIRVLLTAGADINVRNKNELNPIMAAAERNTNPEIVATLVKAGAGVDDKGTGGATPLFSSILVNPNPAVIIELIHLSADVNMGNKDETTPLMVACFEYRGTEVLEALLKAGADVNAKNRSGIAALSIAAGTAQEAAAIELLLKAGADLKAVNNQGQTALHYSLSTNQNPEIVKLLLDAGSDANARYGKGTTPLMLALRYQKSQEMIKLLLDRGADVNAADDDGRTPLMIAVQKDSGGEMIKLLRSAGADTLVKDKAGQTALDMAKAAGKPEIVSLLE
- a CDS encoding M20 family metallo-hydrolase, whose amino-acid sequence is MAGRADVKIDRETLWNTIVEMGNIGKNGAGRTRLALSEEDLEARRLLVRWMKDLGLEVRMDAAASIWGVRAGRDAGAAPVLLGSHIDTVRNAGMFDGVMGVLSGLAVLRALNEAKVVTKRPVAVISFTDEEGVHFLSGGMVGSRFIAGLADMEFFASRCNSGGKSCRDAIAESGFVGTDRLDPLPCAYLEYHIEQGPVLVDENIQIGVVEGVVGLSWLRVTFRGEANHAGAFPMNRRHDAGLAAARAVVGLNRLAFDLGRDTVITPGQLIQSPNLPNIVPGEAVLTVDIRQFDPDLLERGIGRVKEVVREAAEQEGVSVEVETLSRTKRAVFPEELVSLVERSAGELGFTTRRMPSGAGHDAQIIHTICPSTMIFAPSRDGRSHCPEEYSSPEDVGNGADVLLQCALQLAE
- a CDS encoding prepilin peptidase, producing MNFFSSFQVVFIAIFAVLGASLGSFFNVVAHRSVTGRPWWGKERSICESCGKELTFCELIPLVSWPLQRGRCRGCNARISPRYFIVEVIGAAASGLLAWRWGPTWALLASMAGLSGILINSLTDYETGDVFDIFTLFLGLCGLVIRLFGGRDAVLDGLIGAAAGWGIFALIIVVSRGGMGWGDACFMGGLGALLGWKLCLLSFYLGMMAGGLVAIGLMLAGKVKWGRRDSIPLVPCLSAGGLAALLWGPQLLRFAGRYFGRLILPGWPF
- the pssA gene encoding CDP-diacylglycerol--serine O-phosphatidyltransferase, giving the protein MVTSGNLLCGMFSLILAFHGRFVPAAWLIFFAVIFDGLDGKVARSLGGGSQFGLEFDSLADLVSFGVAPGLLIDIASLDQLGGVAGGVIACFFALCVALRLARFNVVHVPGPFQGLPSPAGGLFVASFVLAGIPLDPLLLGVVLIFTGLLMVSSVPYANLKKLTRESADRRKCLLVLGLVSLCFTFLKEAAPLALFSIYIVSGLLRFDWGEWLLRPDRTEADVSHSQ
- the thiM gene encoding hydroxyethylthiazole kinase; the encoded protein is MTGTKLKDCAPEDLANAWRAIAAEKPLIFHITNPVATSLQANVCLAVGASPLMSQYPEETEELIGLARGFLVNLGSPAEPALAAVERGMKAAKNTGCFTLLDPVGYGASRFRVESTDRFLREHSFSIIKGNGGEISLLAGVGGATKGVDVLSVGDLDRGVLNLARKFDCLVCATGETDCLSDGETLVRVTGGSALLPFLSGSGCTAGTVMLAATAACGDAAVGALCGLVAMGIASERAEKRCSGSGTFAPCLIDELHRLKPEDFLSEPRRWSVTSRSL
- the thiD gene encoding bifunctional hydroxymethylpyrimidine kinase/phosphomethylpyrimidine kinase; protein product: MKKVLTIAGSDCSGGAGIQADLKTFSAHGVFGMSVVVSVVAENTCRVIDIQDITPDMIEKQIDAVFEDIEVDALKLGMLSNAVSMEAVAGKLRQYKPKNVVLDPVMYAKNGAPLMEPEAIETLISTVLPLADLVTPNIPEAEKIAGMKINEEGSGSAADEIGRMEAAAEKICRMGCKNVLVKGGHAVGSALDVLFDGKRILRFDAPRVDTKNTHGTGCTYSSAIASNLALGMTLPQAVDRAKAYVTTAILHALPVGKGHGPTHHFYELYKYGLERN
- a CDS encoding phosphatidylserine decarboxylase family protein encodes the protein MKLAKDGIPTIVYLGFAAVLFAMISPLPAGVLVVLTGFTAWFYRDPDRIPPEGENVLVSPADGKVVEIEKSTHPFTGPAVKVGIFMNAFSVHVNRVPCEGTVEYLEYIPGKKIAAFAPKASEVNERHCVGLSTAWGPILMVQIAGLMARRIVCRVRKGDRLGRGDRYGMIRLGSKVDIYLPEGVELTVNMSDRVYAGKTPLGVMPK
- the gyrA gene encoding DNA gyrase subunit A; translation: MTEEVKGGELFTKVVPLPLVEEIKQSYLSYAMSVIVGRALPDARDGLKPVQRRILYAMTELGLRHSSAHKKSARVVGETMGKYHPHGDSAIYETMVRMAQPWSLRYCLVDGQGNFGSIDGDSAAAMRYTEARLFELGELMLADIEEDTVEWGPNFDESLQEPLALPAALPNLLVNGSTGIAVGMATNIPPHNLREVVSSLCYLIDTPAEEVALSEILKRMPGPDFPTGAIILGREGIRDAYSTGRGRIVVRGRMHVEEGKRGKVSVIITEIPFMVNKTTLIEAMVSAVQEKQVDGVSDIRDESDRDGMRIVLELTRDGDSDLVMRQLYRHTQLQSTFGVINLALVNGHPRELPIVDMLSVFLMHRRDVIRRRTEFRLNKAQAREHILEGLVKALDSIDEVIALIRGAKTAAEAKESLVERLAFTEIQAQAILEMRLQRLTGLEREKLHDELRQILADIEGYKKILGNPKVLDGVIRAELEDLAARFGDDRRTEIIDSFEESSDEDLIPESDIVVVLSQDGFLKRQDLESYTLQGRGGKGRKGAFVPEEDAIAMVSVTHTHRELYFFTSRGRVLTLRGHMIPETKSGKGKQIAKLLPLEKEEHVVALYGGELTGLNYAFFITRSGVAKRIELSELAGSNRPRRVITLDEGDEIAQVRLTTGKDDLLLMTAGAQALRVPEEEFRSMGRSARGVRGMRLAPEDVIISCDVVSEESHILILSERGVGKRSRFEEFTPHHRGTSGVRAMNLGPKTGRLIGCWAVRDQDEIIAITTRGRMIRVAVQEMPLLSRTAMGNITVRLDEGDLVADCSIVRMDEDRPEPEPEPEKLLLE